The genomic interval CCCTCGGCCTGGAACGCGGCACGCACGCGTGGAGCGAGACCGTACGGCGCGCGCGCCTCTCCACCGACTCCGTGACCGTCCGCAAGCTCGCCGGTGAGGTCACCGTCATCAGGATCGCCGCGTTCACCAAGGGCGTCGGCGACCTCGTCCGCACCGCCGTACGGCAGGCCCCCACCGACTCCGCGTTCATCCTCGACCTGCGCGGCAACTCCGGCGGACTGGTCACCGAGGCCGTCACCACCGCCTCCGCCTTCCTCGACGGCGGCCTCGTCGCCACGTACGACGTCGACGGCCGGCAGCGCGCCCTGCACGCGGCCACCGGCGGCGACACCATCAGACCCCTGGTCGCGCTGGTCGACGGCGGCACGATGAGCGCGGCCGAGATGCTCACCGGCGCCCTCCAGGACCGCGGCCGCGCGGTCGTCGTGGGCTCCAGGACCTTCGGCAAGGGCTCGGTTCAGATGCCGAGCAAACTCCCCGACGGCGTCGTCGCCGAACTGACCGTCGGCCACTACCGCACCCCCTCCGGCCATACCGTCGACGGCCGGGGCATCACCCCCGACCTCGACGTCACCGCACAGGGACAGGCCGCCGTGGAGCGCGCCGAGACGGTGTTGAGCGGGCTCGGGGACGCCTCGTAGGCGTTCCGGACGCCCGTCTGTAATCGCCTTTCCCTCGGACCCCTCTGTAGTGCGAAAATGGGCAGCACTATGAGCAAGGGAATGTACGTACCCAAGGAGTCCCAGCCCAAGCAGGGCGGCGGGGCTGCCGCCGGCAAGGCCAGGGACGGCGAGAAGGGCGGCAAGCGCAAGATCGTCGCCCAGAACAAGAAGGCCCGGCACGACTACGCGATCATCGACACCTACGAGGCCGGGATCGTCCTCTCCGGCACCGAGGTCAAGTCGCTGCGTGAGGGCCGGACCTCGCTGACCGACGGCTTCGTCCAGATCGACGGGGGCGAGGCGTGGCTGCACAACGCCCACATCCCCGAGTACCACCAGGGCACCTGGACCAACCACTCCGTGCGCCGCAAGCGCAAGCTGCTGCTGCACCGAGAGGAGATCGACAAGCTGGAGTCCAAGCTCCAGGAGACGGGTCACACGATCGTGCCCCTCGCCCTGTACTTCAGCAACGGCCGGGCCAAGGCCGAGATCGCCCTCGCCCGAGGCAAGAAGGAGTACGACAAGCGGCAGACCCTGCGCGAGAAGCAGGACCGTCGTGAGTCGGACCGCGCGATCGCGGCGGCGAAGCGGAAGCAGCGCGGCGAGTAGGCCGCGGGTCGCCGGGAATACGGTGGCATCGGCGCGCGTTGGTCACGTACGATGGCTACTGCACCCCACAGCGGGTGTGTAGCGGTTTGAAAAAACAACATGGGGATGATCGGTTTCGACAGCGGCTGTCGAAGCAGGTGAAGCGTGTCGAGGAAGCGGCAATGATCTCGTTAACCATATGTCGCAACCAATAATCGCCAATTCCAAGAGCGATTCCCAGTCCTTCGCCCTCGCTGCCTAATAACAGCGACTGAAGGACCCTAAAAGGGTGTCAGCCCGGGAGTGTTCCCGACCCGGACCCTGGCATAATCTAGGGAACTAAACCATCGAGCCCGGTCACGGGGTTCGATGGGAAATCAAACAGTGACTGGGCCCGTCGGCGACTTGTTCGCGTGATCACCGGGGCCGAGAAAATCACAGCGAACTGCACACGGAGAAGCCCTGATTCTGCACCGGTGGACGCGGGTTCGATTCCCGCCATCTCCACTCATCCCATGTGGGCAAAGGCCCCCGCTGCTTCGGCAGCGGGGGCCTTTGTCTGTCACCGGACAGTGAAGGCCGCCATTCGCAACCCATTGCTCAAGACCAGATACACGTCCGTACGACCCTTCGCCGCACCTGACAGGTCGGCGGTCACCGTCTCATAGTCGTACGACGACGCCGTTCCGTCCGCGTGTGCCGTACCGACAAGGCTGCCGGTCGGAGAGCCGAGCCGGACCTCGATCGTGCCGGGGGACGTTCCGGCGATGCGAGCCGTGAACTTCTTTACCCCCGCGCCCAATTGCGTATCCGCGAACTTCAGCCACGCCCCGTCCGCAGCCGCACCCACCGCCGTTCCGCTCGCCTTCGACTCGTCCACGAGGTGAATGCCGGAGTAGTCGTCGAAGTTCTCGGCGCGGGTGGTTCGGGACAGGTTCCGGGGTGGAATGGTCTCCCCGTGGACGCGCCAGGTCGTACGGGCGCGGATGTCCGCCGATGACGCCCCCGCCATGACGTCGTACGTGCCGCTTTCCACCGCCCATTTCGAGCGGGTGACGTCCCAGTGCGCGAGGTCCTTCTGCTGGATTTTCAGGCGGACTGTTTTTGTCTGGCCCGGTTTCAATGAAACCCGTTGGAAGGCTTTCAATTGCTTCAGGGGTTCTTTGTCGCGGGACGTTCGCTGGTGTGTGTAGAGCTGTACGACCTCGTCTCCCGCCCGCGTTCCCGTGTTGGTCACCGGGACCTCGTAGCCGCCGGCGACGGGCTTCAGGGCGCCGTAGCGGAAGGTCGTGTACGAGAGGCCGTAGCCGAAGGGGTAGAGCGGGGTGCCCTGGAAGTACTCGTACGTGCGGTCGGACTTGATGATGTCGTAGTCGAGGATCGACGGGAGGTCCGACTCCGAGCGGTACCAGGTCTGGGTGAGGCGGCCGGACGGGTTGACGTCGCCGTAGAGGACGTCGGCCAGGGCGTTGCCCGTCTCCTGGCCCGCGTGGGAGGTCCAGAGGAGGGCCGGGACTTCCTTCTGCAACGCGCCCAGCGTGGTGGGGTAGCTGTTCTCGACCACCACCACCGTCTTCGGGTTGGCCGCGTGGACCGCCTTGACCAGGGACTCCTGGGTCGGGGCCAGAGCCATGTCGGTGCGGTCGTGGGCCTCGCGGCCGTTGATCGACGGCATGGAGCCGACGACCACGACCGCCGTGTCCTTGCCCTTGACCGCCGCCACCGCGTCGGCGACTCCGCTGCGGACCACGTCCTTCGCGTAGTGCGCGGCCTGGTCCTCGGGGACCAGGCCCAGGGTGCCGTTCGCGTCGGTCGGGCCGAGGTAGAGGAGGCTCGACCACCAGGACTCCGACGTCTCGTAGCCCGCGTACTTCAGCAAGTACGTTCCGTCGTCCCGCTGTTCCAGCTTGAACTGCTGCTGGACGTACCAACCATTGGGCTGTGTCTGGTCGTTGACGAAGTTCGACCAGTTGTAGCCGACGTATTTGCCGTTGGCGGCCGAGCGCAGGGTGACGATGCCGGAGCCCCAGTCGAAGGCGTCGAACTGGGCCGCTGTTGTGGGGGTGTTGGTGGTCTCCTGCAAGGGGGCGCCGGTGTCGCCTGTGCCAGCCGTGACGTACTTGCCGGTTGCCGTGTCGCGCAGGGCGATGCGGTCCACGCCCTCGCTGGTGGACACCGCGGTGCCGAGTTTTGAGGAGATGCCCTGCGCCGGGGTGACGGCGTAGGGGAGTGTGCCCGAGTACCAGTCGGTGTAGAGGGTGTCGGCGAGCGGGCCGACCACGGCGACGTTCTTCGCCGGACCCGAGCCCGAACTCCTCAGTGGCAGCGCCCCGTTGTTCTTCAGCAGCACAGTCCCCTCGGCCGCCGCCTTGCGCGCCAGCTGCTGATGGGCCGGGCTGTTGATGACCGACGCGTCGATCGAGCCGTATTTGCCGCCGCCCGGGTCGAATTCACCGAGTCGGACGCGGACGGAGAGGATGTGGGAGGCGGCCGCGTCGATGTCCGAGGGCTTCAACAGGCCTTGCTGGAGGGCTGAGTTGATGGCCGTCGTCGTCGGGCCGGGGTCGGCGCTGTTGTCCGTGAAGCTGTCTATGCCGGCCTTCAACGCGGCCGCGTCGCCCTCCGTGATGCTGGGGTAGTACTGCTGCGGGGTGACGAGGTTGCCGGGGGCGAAGGCGTCTGTGACGTTCAGCAGGGACTGGTCGGTCCATTTCCGTACGACGTCGTTCAGGTCCGGATTCACGGTGTTGGGGCGGCCGTTGACCAGGTTGTACGACGTCATCACGCCGGTCGCCGCGTTCGCCTCTATCGCCGGTTTGAAGGCGGCCTCGTCGTACTCCTTCTCCACCCGGGGGCGGAGATCGGAGGACGTGGTCGCGCGGTCTACCTCGTTGTCGTAGGCGAGGTAGTGCTTGAGGGTGGGGGCCGTCTTGAGGTGGTTCGGGTCGCCGCCGGTCAGGCCCTCGCCGTAGGCCGTCGCCAGGGCGCCGGTGAGTTGCGGGTCCTCGCTGTAGCCCTCCTCGTTGCGGCCCCAGCGCGGGTCGCGGAGGAGGTTGACCACCGGGGCCCAGAGGTTCAACCCCCAGCCGTCCGGGCGCTGTTGCTGGAAGCCGCGCGCCTCGTCGCCGACCGCCGAGCCGACCTGCTCCATCAGCGCCGGGTCCCAGGTCGAGGCGAGTCCGATGGCCTGTGGGAAGACGGTGGCCCTGCCGAGCCAGGCGACGCCGTGCAGGGCCTCGGTGCCGGTGCGGAAGGACTGGATGCCGAGGCGCGGGATCGCGGGTTCGTACTGGTGGAGGAGGGAGATCTTCTCGTCGAGGGCCAGACGGGCGAGGAGGTCGTCAACGCGCTTGCTCACCGGGAGAGTTGGGTCGCGGAAGGGGTACGGGGTGTCGGCCGTCGCCGGGACCGTCGCTCCCAGGGCGGCGACCAGGGCGAAGGCGACGACGAGCGTGGTTCTGAGTCTTCTCGTGCTGTGTCTTCTTCTCTTGCCTCTCATGTCGCGGCTCCTCAAGTAGGGCCTTGCCTGCGGGCATTACGGAACTCGGAGACCTCAGGGCGCGTTGCGCGGTGCCGTGCTCGCGCGCTCCGTCAGCCGGGGGGACAGGAACGTCGCGTCGGGCACGGTCTTGCCGCCCAGCTTCTGCATCAGCAACTCGACGGCCCGCGCGCCCAGTTCGGCGGTCGGCAGCGCCACCGACGTGACCGGGACCCGTACGGACTCGGCGAGTTCGTCGGGGCAGATCGCGGTGATCGACAGGTCGCCGGGGACGCGCAGTCCGAGCTGCTCGAAGGCGTCGATGAGGGGTTCCAGGAGGGGTTCGTTGTGGACGACGACTCCGGTCAACGCGGGCTGCTTACGCAGTAGTTGCTCCGCTACGGCGGCCGCGGCGCCCGGTGCCGCCTCGCAGGGGTGGACGGAGGAGGCGAGCCGGTTGCGGTCGGCGGCGGCCGTGAAGCCCTGAACGACCCGCTGGGCGAAGGCGGTTCCGCGGATGTACACCTCGGGCGGTGAGCCGACGAGGGCGACGACCCGGTGGCCGAGGCCCGCGAGGCGTTCCACGCACAGTTCACCGGCCGCCTTGAAGTCGAGGTCGATACAGGTCAGCCCGTCCGCCTCGGCGGGGAAGCCGATCATCACGGACGGCCGGTCCAGGGAACGGAGCAACGGCAGTCGGGGGTCGTCGAGTTGTACGTCCATCACGATCATCGCGTCGACGAGTGCCGTGTCCGCGACCCGTCGCAGTCCCTCCTCGCCCTCCTCCTGGGTGAGCAGCAGCACGTCGTGGTCGTGGCGGCGGGCGGTGGTCACCACGGAGACCGCGAACTGCATGACGACCGGGACGTGGATGCCGGTCCGTAAGGGGATCACCAGGGCGAGGACATTGGACCGGCTGCTGGCCAGGGCGCGGGCGCCGGCGTGCGGGCGGTAGCCCAGCTCGCGGATGGACGCCTCGACGCGCAGCCGGGTCTCCTCGGAGATCGGGCGCTTGCCGCTCAGGGCGTACGACACGGTGCTGGGGGAGACGCCGGCGTGCCGGGCCACATCCGTGATCTTCACCATCAGCCCAGCTCCAGGGTCAGGAACCCGCTGCCCGACTTCGACCGCGAACCGGCGGCCAGCGCCCACGAGATGGACGGATCGCTGCAAGATGCCCGGAGCGTGTCCCCTTCCCGTACGACGGTGAAGGTCACCTCGCCGACCGGCACGGTCACCTGCGCGCCCCGTCCCAGGTCGTACGCCCGCAGGGTGACGCCGTCCGTGTAGTCGTAGTCGGGCCGGTCGGACACCGCGCCGACCGGGAGCACCGCGCCGGGCCGGACCAGGAGCGGCACGCTGTCGAAGCCGTGCTTCTCGCGCACCCAGCGCGGTCCGGTGACCGTCCGGCCGGTGAGGTAGTGGGTCCAGGTGCCCTCGGGGACGTAGTACGAGACGTCCCCGTCGTCGCTGAACACCGGCGCGACCAGCAGGTCCGGGCCGAGCATGTACTGCCGTTCCAGGTGCGCGCACCCGGGGTCGTCCGGGAACTCCAGGACCATCGCCCGCATCATCGGCACGCCCTCGGCGGAGGCGGTGCGCGCGGTCTCGTAGAGGTACGGCATGAGGCTCAGTTTCAGGCGGGTGAACTGCCGTAGTACGTCCACGGATTCCTCGTCGAAGAGCCACGGGACGCGGTACGACGAGCTGCCGTGCAGGCGGCTGTGGGAGGACAACAGGCCGAAGGCCAGCCACCGTTTGAAGAGGGCGGGGGTCGGGGTGCCCTCGAAGCCGCCGATGTCGTGGCTCCAGTAGCCGAAGCCGGAGAGGCCGAGCGAGAGGCCGCCGCGCAGCGACTCGGCCATCGACTCGTACGTCGCCTCGCAGTCGCCGCCCCAGTGAACGGGGTACTTCTGGCTGCCGGTTGTGGCCGAGCGGGCGAAGACGACCGCCTCTCCCTCGCCCCGGTGTTTGCGCAGGACGTCGAAGACGGTGCGGTTGTAGAGGTAGGTGTAGTAGTTGTGCATCCGCTCGGGGTCGGCGCCGTCCGCGTAGGCCACATCGACGGGGACGCGCTCGCCGAAGTCGGTCTTGAAGCAGTCGACGCCCTGCGCGAGGAGCGCCTCCAGCTTTCCGGCGTACCAGTCGCGGGCGGCCGGGCTGGTGAAGTCGACCAGGGCCATGCCGGGTTGCCACAGGTCCCACTGCCAGACGCTGCCGTCCGGTCGGCGGAGGAGGTGACCGAGTGCCTTGCCCTCGGCGAAGAGTGGGGAGCGCTGGGCGATGTACGGGTTGATCCAGACGCTGATGTGGAGGCCTTTGGCCTTGAGCCGGGTGAGCATGCCCTCCGGGTCGGGGAAGACCCTCGGGTCCCACTGGAAGTCGCACCAGTTGAACTCGCGCATCCAGAAACAGTCGAAGTGGAAGACGGAGAGCGGGAGTTCGCGCTCCCGCATGCCCTCGATGAACGACGTCACCGTCTCCTCGTCGTAGGAGGTGGTGAAGGACGTCGACAGCCACAGTCCGAACGACCAGGCGGGCGGGAGTGCCGGGCGGCCGGTGAGGGCGGAGTACTTGCGGAGGATGTCCTTGGGGGTGGGGCCGTAAATGACGTAGTACGTCAACTGCTGGCTCTCCACGCTGAATTGGACCCGGGAGACCGCCTCCGAGCCGACCTCGAAGGACACCTTTCCGGGGTGGTTGACGAAGACGCCGTAGCCCGCGTCGGTCAGGTAGAAGGGGATGTTCTTGTAGGCCTGTTCGGTGGCGGTGCCGCCGTCGGCGTTCCACATGTCGACGACCTGGCCGTTCTTGACGAGCGGGCCGAAGCGTTCGCCAAGTCCGTAGACGGAGGTGCCCACTTGGAGTCCGAGCTGCTCGCGGAGGTAGTGGGCGCCGGTCGCGTCGCGCATGATGCCCATGCCCTTGGGGCCGCTGCTCGTGAGGGTGCGGCCGTGGGCGAGGAAGTCGACGTGCCAGGGGCCGGTACGGGCCACCTTGACCGAGAGCGCGCCGGAGGTGAGGGTCGCGTGCTCGTCGTCGTAGGAGGTGTGTACGGCAAACTCCTCCTTCCGCACGTCGAATTGGGGGCCGCGCGGCTGTTCCCCCTCGAAGTGGGTGAAGGTGACGCCGATGATGTCGGGCATCGGGGCGTGGGCGCTGATCGTCACGACCGGTCCCTTCAACAGGTCGCCGCGGTGGCGGATCGGCATGGTCGGCGCGTGGATCTCCAACGCCCCGTCCGGAGCGGTGACATCGAGGACCTCGACCGGGTGGGCGGCGGTGACGCCCTCGCGCAGCAGCCAGTAGCCGTCGGTGAACTTCATGTGGGGGTCCCCTTACTACTTGACGGCACCCACGGCGATGCCGCGTGTGAGGGTCCGCTGGAAGACGAGGAAGAAGACGATGGCGGGCAACACACCGAGCAGGGCAGCCGCGTTGGTCATCGTGGCGTCCATCAGGCGCTGGCCCTGGAGGACGCCGAGGGCCACCGACACGGTCTGGTTGTCGTTGGAGATCAGCATGACGAGGGGGAGCAGGAACTCGTTCCAGGTCCAGATGAAGAAGAAGACCAGCAGGACGCCGATCGTGGGGCGGCTGACCGGGACCACGATCCGCCACAGCACCTGCCACTTGTTGGCGCCGTCGATCCGGGCCGCTTCGAGGATCTCGCGGGGGAACTGGCCGAGCACGGAGGAGAGGAGATACGTGCCGAACGCCGCCTGGATCACCGTGAAGACGATGATGACGCTCAACCTCGTGTCGTAGAGGCCGACTTGCTTGCTCAGGTAGTAGATCGGGTAGACCAGCGCCTCCTGCGGCAGCATGTTGGCGAGGACGAAGAACGCCAGGACCCAAGTACGGCCCTTGATACGGCCGATGCCGATCGCGTACGCGTTGAGGACGGAGAGCGCGGCGGCGAGGAGGGCCACCGAGCCGCTGATCAAAGCCGAGTTGAAGAGTTTCTGGCCATAGTCGACGCGCTGCCAGAAGTCCTTGAGGCCGTCCAGGTAGAGGCCCTTGGGGAGGCTGAGCGGGCCGTGTTCGGAGTACTCGGCCGGTGACTTCACGGCGTTGACCACGACGATCAGGAACGGCACGACCATGAAGAGGGCCGCGAGGCACAGGGCGATCAGTACGGGGTAGCGGCGCAGGGCGGTCGTCATGTGCGGGCCCCTTCCTCGGCGTCCTCCGCGCGGGTCTGGAGTTTCAGGAAGGCGAGGGAGAGCACCAGGATGATCACCGTCAACACCGTTGATATCGCGGCTCCGTAGCCGACCTGGGTCTTCTCGAAGAACGTGGTGAAGGAGAAGTAGGACGGGACATCGGTCGCGCCGCCCGGGCCGCCCTTCGTGAGGACGTACACCGCGCCGAACACCTTGAGCGCGGCGATCGTGCACCAGGTGAGGACGACGTATATCTCCGGGCGGATCTGCGGCAGCGTGATGTGCCAGAAGCGGCGCCACCAGCCCGCGCCGTCCAGCTCGGCCGCCTCGTAGAGCTGGGGGTCCACACGTTGCAGGCCGGCCATGAACACCACGAGCGGGAAGCCGAGTTGGACCCAGACCATGACGCCCATGACGCTGTAGAGCGCGATGTCCGGGTCGCCCAGCCAGTCCTGCTGCCAGGAGCCCAACCCGACTGCTTTCAACAGGGCGTTGAGGGAGCCGTTGTCGGGGGCGAGGATCCAGCTCCAGACGATGCCGGCGACCGCGATCGGGAGCACCTGGGGGAGGTAGAAGCAGGCGCGGAGGATCGCGGCGATGCGGGTGCCGAAGTGTTTGGCTATGTAGTCGAACAGGGCGGCGGCCAGGACGAGTCCGACCAGTGTCGGTACGGCTGCCATGGCCACGACCATGAACAGGCTGTGGCGGAAGGACGCCCAGAACTCCGAATCGCCCAGCAGGTCACGGTAGTTGGCGAGGCCGGTCCACTTGGGGTCGCCCACGCCCTGCCAACTCGTGAAGCTCACGGCCGTGTTCATCAGGAAGGGGATGACGATCACGGCGAGGGCGGCGAGGGCGCCGGGGAGGAGGAAGAGGGCGTAGGAGTTGCGGGGGTGGGGGCTACGAGGGTTGCGCGGGCCGGGGTGCCGGTTCTTGCGGGTGGCCCGCGCGCCCTTCTCGACGGTGACCGTCATGTCGACGGGACGCCCTTGTCGTACGCCTTCTGGAGGTTGCTGAGATAGGCGTCGGGCTTCTCGCTGTTCGTGATCAGCTTCTGGGTCTCGGAGACGAGGACGTCGTAGAAGCCGGGGACCGGCCAGTCCGGGTAGAAGGCCAGGCCGTCACGGGCGGAGACGGTGTTGAAGTTGGCGATGAGTTCCTTGGACTTGGGGTCGGTGATCGCGGAGGTGTCGGCCGCGACCGGGATGCCGCCCTTGTTGCCCATCAGGTTCTGGATCTTCTTCGACAGGGTGATGTCGATGAAGTCGTAGGCGAGTTGCTTGTTCTTGGCGCCCTTGGGGACGACCCAGATGTTGCCGCCGGAGCCGAGGGTGAGGTTCGAGCCGGGCCAAAGCGTCGTGTCCCAGTCGAACTTGGCCTCCGTCTGGAAGCGGCCGTACCACCAGCTGCCGGAGAAGAGGATCGGGGCCTTGCCCTGGATCCAGGAGACTCCGGCGTCCTCGGCCTTGGTGGAGCTGGAGGTCTTGGCGATGTAGCCCTTCTTCACCCAGTCGGCGAAGGTCGTCGCCGCGTAGGTCCAGGCCGGGTCGTGGAAGTCCGTCTTGCCCTTGTACAGCTCGTACTTGTCGACCCAGGCGCGGTCGGCCTTCGAGAGAGCCAGTTGGTAGAGGTACTGCTGGGCCACGTACTCGGCGCCGGCGTTGGCGAGGGGGGTGATGCCCTTCGCCTTGAACTCGCCCAAGGCGGTGGTCAGTTCGTCGAACGTCTTCGGCTCGGCGATCTTGTACTTCTTGAAGAGGGCCTTGTTGTAGTAGACCATCGTGTACTCGCCGTAGTCGGTGACGCCGTACCACTTGCCGGAGCCCATCACTCCGTCGGTGTTGTAGACGTCTGTCGTGCCTACGCTCGCCGGGATCTTCTTGTCCCAGCCGCGCTTCGTCGCCTCGGCGGTGAGGTCTGTGAGCAGGCCTTGTTTCGAGAGCAGGCCTGCCGTCGCGTTGCCCTTGTTGTACTCCATGATGTCTGGCGCGTCCGAGGAGTTGAGGACCATGGGGGCCGTCTTCTGGATCTGCTCGAAGCCCTTTTCCTCGAACTTGACCTTGACGCCCGGGTGTTGGGCCTCGAACTCCTTGATGGCCTCGTTCCAGGCGACGCCCATCGCGCTGTCGGGGCCCTCGTAGTGCCAGAGCTTGAGGGTTTTGCTGTCCGAGGAGTTGGTGTCGGAGCCGCCGCAGGAGGTGAGGAGCAGGGATCCGGTGAGGATCAGTGCGGCTGTCGTTGCTCGCCGTGGTGTCGTCAGCATCCAGTGCCTCCAGGGGAGTCGGAGGGGGTCGAATCGATTCGACGAGGGGCGTCGAAGCGCTTCGATGGAGGAAGGTATGTAGGGGCTGTGAGGGCGTCAATGGGTGCGGCAGGGATTGGGGCAAGCGGTTCGATGAGTTTGTGTGTCGGGTGCGGGTGCGTTGTGGCTGGTCGCGCAGTTCCCCGCGCCCCTACGGGGTTGTCCTGCCCTGAAATCCGGCCAGCAGGGCGCTTGCCGCTGCCGCAACTGGCAGCCAGAATGCCGCCGTTGGTGAGGCATGGTCCGTTGTCCAGCCCGCTGCCGCCGAGCCGCAGGCGATTCCCAGCAGCAAGCCCGTCACCGCCAGGCTCATGCCTTCGTTCAACCTGCCCTCAGGTGTGCGGTGTTGGAGCAAGGTCATTGCGGTGATCATCGCGGGGGCCGTTGCCATGCCAGCCGCCGGCAAGGCGATTGCCAGTGCTGGGAGGGAGTTGAAGGTGTGGGCCGCCAGTAGGGGCAAGAGCATCAGGGTCGTCATCGCCAACAGGCACCACCGCAGGCGGTGTTCCGGTGGGCCCGTCGGATTCAGCGTGCCGTAGATCAGGCCCGCCGCGCAGGAGCCCGCCGCCTGGAGGGCCAGTACCGCGCCGCCCGCCGTGCGGTGGCCTGCCGCGTCCGCGTAGGCGAGTGTCGCGACCTCCATCGCGCCGAACACCGCACCGGTTGCGATGAAGCCGGCGATCAGGGGTGGGATGCCCGGTGTGCGGAGAGGTGAACTGCCCTTTGGGGTTGCACTTGGTGGGGGTTCCGTGGCGCGCTGGGCCGTGAAGATCAGGATGCCCGTCACGAGCAGGACCGCCCCCGCCAGCGTGCCCGCCTCCGGGAAGAACGTGCCGCACAGGAAGGCCGCCAGGGCCGGGCCCAGCATGAAGCACAGCTCGTCGGCCGCCTGCTCGAAGGAGTTGGCCGTGTGGAGGGCGTCGGGGTCGTCGGCCAGGAGGTGGGCCCAGCGGGCTCGGGACATGCCGCCGGTGTTGGGGGTTGTCGCGGTGGCCGCGTAGGCCGCGAACAGGGTCCAGTCGGGGGCGTCGTAGTGGACGCAGAGGAGGAGGGAGAGGGAGCCCAGTGCCGCAACTGCCGTCGCTGGTACGGCCGTTCGGGACTGGCCGTGTCTGTCGGTGAGTCGGGCGATCCAGGGGGCGGTCACCGCGGTCGCCGCCAAGCCCGTTGCCGTCACCGCGCCGGCCAGGGCGTATGAGCCCCGGGTGCCGGCGATCATCACGACCGCGCTCACGCTGAACATGCCTGCGGGGAGGCGGGCGATGAGGTTGCCGGCGGTGAAGGCTCGGGCGCCGGGGATGGTGAACAGGCGGCGGTAGGTGGGCTGTTGGGGTGTAGGGCGTGGCATGGGGCAAGCGTCGTTCGAAGTGGATCACCGGGTCCAACACCTGGTCCGGGTCGATTCACGCACCTGCGTTGTAGGTTCGCCGGATGTCTGCCCACCTGGACCCCCGACTCCTCCGTGCCTTTCTCGTCGTAGCCGAGGAACTGCACTTCACCCGTGCCGCCGCCCGTCTGTATGTCGCCCAGCAGGCGCTCAGTCGTGATGTGCGGCGGCTGGAGCGGGAGTTGGGGGTCGAGTTGTTCGTGCGGACCACTCGGCAGGTGGCCCTGACGGTGGACGGTGAGCGGCTGGTGCCGTATGCGCGGCGGGCGCTCGGGGCGCAGGAGGAGTTGCTTGCCGCGTTTCGGGAGGCCGGGGCCCGGCCGCTGCTCGTCGATCTGAACTCGCCGGGTCTCCTCACCGGGCGCCGCGTGCTGCACCGGGCCCGTGAACTCGCCCCGGAGCAGGAGCTGATGGCCCGCTATGAGAGTGGACTGACGGGCGCGGCAAGGGAGTTGACGGCTGGGCGGCTCGATGTGTCGTTCGGGCGGTTCGCCGGGCTGGAGCCGGGGTTGCGGGCCGGGCTCGATCATCAGCTCGTGCGGTACGAGCCGATGGCGGTGCTGCTGCCCGAGGGGCATCGGCTGGCGTCCCTCGACGCGGTGCCGGTGGACGCGCTCGCGGGGGAGGCCGTGTACGCCGGGGCCGGGAATCCTCGTACCCCGGAGTGGACGGATCTCGCGCGTCGATTGTTCGAGGGGCGTGACATCGAGGTTGCCGCGCCCGCACCCATGGCCGTAGGCGAAGAGGAGTTCGAACGGGTCATGGCCAAGACGGGGACCCCGATTCTCGCCGTGGTGGATTTTCCGGCCATGCCCCGGACGGTGCTGCGACCACTGGTGAACCCGGTGCCGTTGTCCGTGGTGTCGCTCGTGTGGCGAAAGGGGCTGGTGCACCCCGGATTCGATGCGCTTCGACGTGCTGCGGTGGAGATCGGCAACGCCGAAGGATGGCTGCGGCGGCCGGTTAGTGGATGGATTCC from Streptomyces sp. NBC_01288 carries:
- a CDS encoding LysR family transcriptional regulator, whose protein sequence is MSAHLDPRLLRAFLVVAEELHFTRAAARLYVAQQALSRDVRRLERELGVELFVRTTRQVALTVDGERLVPYARRALGAQEELLAAFREAGARPLLVDLNSPGLLTGRRVLHRARELAPEQELMARYESGLTGAARELTAGRLDVSFGRFAGLEPGLRAGLDHQLVRYEPMAVLLPEGHRLASLDAVPVDALAGEAVYAGAGNPRTPEWTDLARRLFEGRDIEVAAPAPMAVGEEEFERVMAKTGTPILAVVDFPAMPRTVLRPLVNPVPLSVVSLVWRKGLVHPGFDALRRAAVEIGNAEGWLRRPVSGWIPAIDVDMLKRRK